The sequence TGTTAGTTCTATATAGATCAGAAACCTAATTTCCGGAGaaagaaattataatttattttataaaaaaaaatataaagtttggATCTACGGTAGGTAGAAGAAGAGAATGAGGTTATTATATCCATGCAGATGTGTGAGTAAGGACGCCCTTTGCATAAATTATTGGCTCATATTTgacatgttatgttgttaattaatttttatatttaacgCATAATATCTATTAGaaattatttgataaaatattgaTTAATACAAATGCGTTATAGGGTTAGAATTTCAAACATGCTATGAATCAAGATGCCCCTTAacacatatttttttgtttcaattacAAAAAAGACTATATGATCATGATCgcaccaaaaaaaacatgtcTAATGtgaaataagaaaacatatcTAATGTCTTGGACCAAGGACATTAAATATTGATGCCTCGATGGTCTTGAACCTATGTACTAAGTACATGTAACTAAACTAACTAAACTTTGTCAAATCAGTTTGCATTAATAATCCAATTTGAAGATTTATGATATCTATTGAGAATTTCCCATTAATTATTCTGAACCAACAAAGAGATATAGACAATTAAAATGTTTACTTATGGTCGTCAGTTTTGAACCAAAGATCAAGAAAGACAATGCTTACTCATAGTCATGGCAAAACATCTCATCGAAGACAACCTCCTTCTTTGGGAGTAGCCACTACCACATGGGGCTGTCTCTGGgaaaaatgaatatatatatatatatatacacaataacgctacgggcaccaacttgtttatcaacttttgaataccaacacatgtggcacatgacatggcaacctatgtcatctgccacctcatttattttaattacataatttgttatataaataaaagaatttcacacctcagatgacataggttgccatgtcatgtgccacatgtgttggtatccaaaagttggtaaacaagttggtgcccgtagcgttactcatatatatatatatataatttgaacTCACAACATAGATGAAAAGGAGGTTGTCTTCGTAATTTTGAACTCacaacatataaaaaaatcctggttatgattttttatttaattttttttcttaattttagtTATCAAAACTTTAATGTAAGATAAGGGTAGAGTAGGAAAGAgaatgaataaaaaagaataaaattgattaaaaagtattaaaaacaaaagagagtgagaaaatcagctccctaaaaaaaaatatcaacttttttcctttgatAATCTACACATAAATTGGAAAACCCATTAAACTCAATAGAGAGCAAAAGTTCACAAACTCAAACAAACCATAGGTGGAGAGAAcacaatttaaataataaaaaccccAAACAAACCGTaagtagagaaaaaaaataaaaaataagagaaaatgTAACAAAACTTAATTAAATGAATTAACTCAATTGAAACTTGATAATATATTACATGGAgagtaagaaaataaattaaagtcaCAAACATGGTTGTAAAAGCAAGAAGGAAATATGTTGTGTCcaccaaaaaagagaaaaatatatgaaaaagaCTTAGATTTTTAGAATTTgtgttaaaaaatattataataataataggtatggtaaatttaagaaaagaaGTAGGCATGAAAATCAGGTTCTTGAAATATTAAAGATatcataaaatatattaatatacatatatttaaaaaaataaggagCGGGGGCCTGGGACCACACTGGTCCCTtggattttgaattattttcaaGGCTACTAGGATCAATTTGGAAATCTTTTTTAAGTGATAATAAGTTCCAATCAGGTGTATAAACACAACATATAAAACCTATAATCTTAATTaaaatgatttttaaaaaagtaaaaaaaaaagtattattaattaattgttacAATCTAGAGCTTAGTTTAtactaataaaaaataattaataataatagttaTAAATTCAGGTTGTAGAGGGAAAATTAATGATATATAAGATCAAGATTCAGGGTATTGAAATTTAATTCCCCACTTGAacccaaaaagagaaaaaaaaaaataattcccCACCTGACCCACTTGTGTCCCtccaaatttgaattaaaaatggAAGAGGGCCAGAGGGCCAGAGATTATTATCTATTCGATAAAAACAGATATTTGGTTTGTCGGAATTGTTGTCTAGACTCTAGAGATTTGTGGTGttgaattgtttttgtttttgttaattcTTCTTGATGCCAATTTTAAATGAAGCTTTGGAGTTGGCTGCAAGCTGTCGGTGTATAGAGAATCCGAATAATGCGAGGTGCGAGGGGAATTTTTCTGCATTCTCTATTCTCACTCATCTGTTTCACAAACATTTCAATACAATCAATAACTATTCATTAATTCctctaaaaaaaatcattattcATTAGTTTGCGAATGCGGGTTAGGCATACTAGTTGGTCATGACAGTATGTCTGATCTTTTACCCTCGAGTTTGAATTTCCCTcttcatgaaaaaaaattatggagcTGCCTCTCCTATGTATTGACCACAAGATCTTAGCTAATTAACCAGTGTTATTGGGAAAacaattaaccaaaaaaaatatctatGTAACAAACACTATCATATCACGTCATCATGCTAATGCGACCGGCTTAAATAACACGTCATCATACAATTCATAAACATTATAAGCCTTTTCTACTTTCTCCCTTTGTTAAAGAATTTTTCGTTGCTGCATGAATTGGTGTCAATATTGGACCCAGTAAAATTTTTAGTCATCTTTGAGTACTTGAAACCTTGTACGGGATGTGGGATCCACCATCTACAGATAAGAAGCAATTCAAATCATAATCAAGCTCCCCTTGGTCACTTCGTTTTCAAATGCACATACCTTTACCTTATGCTTTCATCTATGATTAAGAATTAATGggtaattaattcattaattaacttcataaaCTTCTAGTACACATGGATTGAATGAATGGACTGAGGATTGAAGAAGGTCGGTCAAAGTGTGCCACGTTTGGTATCTTTGTCCCTGCCATACATAAACGTAACTCCTCTGAAAGTGATgttggtcttcttcttctgcttcttcttctttttctccatcTGGTTTTGGAAATATTTGGCCGCCATGAAAGTGTTGAAGCTTGCCAACAAATGAAGCGCCTCAAAGTTAACGTTCTGAGCcatgaaaaaacaaaccagGAACCTCGGTCGATCCGATCCATGTGGAAAGAATGTTCATTTCTTGTCTTCAATTGCAACCACTTTAAATTTGTTATGTATTCATAAATTCTAATCAAAGTTTGAGAATTAGGTTTGTGTCTGTATTTTTCGAAAAGTTCCATCTTCCACATTtatcaaaacatatatatgaaagtcATTGTACATAGTACAGGTACGGCTATGAGTGGTAATTTTGATtgggtatttatatatttattattattattattatggaATTCCATGAAAATTCAAAGACGAAATAATTGCGCATGCAATTTCTGAAACTTCAAAGGGAAAAACAGGGGACGTGTTGTTGAAAGAGACTCCAAAATGGGGACGAAGAAAAATGGTGACAGTGAGTTTCCAAGGAGGAAAAGACATACAATCGAATCTTGGGGATCAAGTTGgcctttttctgtttctccTCTTTTCTATAATGTTCTATTTCTTGGAGTTTTGTTATGATCAAGATATGTGGTATGGAATGCAAGGGCTAAAGCCAAAGATAAGACAACATCCCATCAAAACATTTTCCATGGAACTTTAATTCCTTGCGTTAATGAGTGAATTCCTTTGACTCTACACTAATTAAGTCACCTCGATCGAGCGCCATGAATCTGGACtatttatcatattaattCTTGTTTGAATGTGTGATTCAAATTCAGTGTCCGATAATATAAGTATTTATGTGAGAATATAAACATGTTAAAAAGAGAACATGACCCTTAAGAGAAGAGGCTAGAATTGCAAGCCATGTATAAACCTATCAATGCTAGGAATGCAAGTTAAGAGGGAAAGGACACCTGGAATGCAGTCGAGTGCAAGCATGAAGAACAGTGTGGCAAGTGCTAAATGATTTGGGGGACAAGACAATCTCTCTCGGTTATATTGGCCGCAACCACCCCACCACCcacaccccccccccccccccccccaaaaaaaaaggaaatattgTTGATAATGTTTTGTGGAATGATTGAACCATACATGCTATTTGTGCTCCACATTGCCAACATCACCACCTCAATCACATGTTCTTTGGTGTGCCAAAATAATTCAAACAAATTGAAACACATGAAACATATAATGGTAATTGAAGCAATCAAAACTAAAACTGATCTGATCAAAGATAGGAGATGaaccttaatgtttttttttttttttgtttatattggGAGGGAAGAAACCTTGGATTTTCGATCTTGGGTGCCAAGTAGGGGGGAAATAGGAGGGCCACAACCACTGTGGTAACCTTGCTTCACAAGATGAAGCTTAATTTGAAGTCTCTGGCTCCTATGCATCTCTGATCAGATAAAGGATATGTGATATCCAACGGTTGTCACCAGTCAGGACAATAAGGTTGCTTTCCCTGACCAAATGTATCATATACATAAACTtcatataatatatgttaacAAAATTGTCCTTTTCTGCATGAGAGAAACTCCCTATAAAACGACTGCACAGTGTAATCAAACTTACAAACCATTTGGTCGATAATTTCAGGGCCTCATTGATTCCCTAGTTTCCTCCATCACCAAGGAACAAGCAAGCCTCCCTCCATCCCGAAAATGGAGAGGGAACAACAAACCTCTGATAACATTCAGCTTCCTGCTGGGTTCAGATTTCACCCATCTGATGAAGAACTCATCGTCCACtatttgaaaaacaaagtCACTTCAAGTCCACTACCTGCAACCATCATCACTGAATTGGATCTCTACAAGTATAATCCATGGGAGCTGCCAGCCAAAGCCTcctttggagaagaagagtgGTATTTTTTCACCCCGAGAGATCGGAAGTACCCGAATGGGAGCAGGCCTAACAGAGCAGCTGGTTTGGGTTACTGGAAAGCTACAGGAACTGATAAACATATTTTCAGTTCTTGTGGAACAAAAAGCATTGGGGTGAAGAAAGCACTTGTGTTCTACACAGGACACCCTCCAAAGGGTGTCAAGACAGAGTGGATCATGAATGAGTATAGATTGCTTGACACAACCATGTGGTCTTCAAAGCAAAAAGGGTCTATGAGGGTAAGTTGCTTAATCAATTACTTCATATCCTCACAGAATACAGTATACGGTAGGTACGGGTAAGTTTCTTTTGCCGATTTGACACGTGGTGTTAGACTGTGAATCAAGACCATTGGTTATGTTGAAATTATAAGTGTTGAATCAGTCATGCTGAATCAGAACATGTTGTGCTGATTAATAGTCTAGCAACATAATAGGCTAGTAATTGATATTCCTCATTCTCTCTTCACCTTTGTAATTGAGCTTAATTATATGGATGACATTTATAGGGTTTCTAGTTCTGAATCCTCTACTGTTGTTTTCTATGTTGATATTGTGCTTATGTTCAACAATCATCGTATTAggtttcatttcattattatttttcagcATAAGCAGAGAATTGTACTTTCTTTCGATATTGTTAAtaattctctcattttcttcatgaCAGTTGGATGATTGGGTGCTGTGTCGGGTTCGACAAAAATGCAACAGCAGCAGGAGCATTTGGGAAGATCAAAACAGTCCTCCTAGCTATAAACTAGGTGCCTACACCAAGCAAGCGGATGAGACATGTTCAAAGGACACAAACCCTAGCATCGAAATGGTCAGAAACTATCTGTACAAAGATTGTCCAATGTTGCCCTACATTTTTGCCTCCCCTGAACTTCCATACACTAAAACCACTTCAAGCATAAGCTTTCTGGGTAGTGGAGACACAAAATCTTGCACAACAATTCACGAGAACGATTCATCCAATAAGAACAACGGGCAGCTTTTAGCTTCTTCCCTTGAAAGTTTGATCAACCCTTTCAAGAGAAAGCCTGCAGCAGAAGGAAATGGACACCACCAGAGTTTTGTAACACCAAGCAAGAGGATATGTAGCAGAGAATATCAGGAGGAAGTTAGCACATCGATCAGCCGGGACGGTTGCGCAATGAATTTCTGGGGAGTAGACCAGTCTGGATCAGctgaaaataatttcaatgcAGATCAATGGAGCTCCATGATTCAATATCAAGAACTCAGTCAATTAATTGGCTTTCAGTGCAAGTGAGTAGCTGGCTAGAGCAGTGAAGCAAGGTGTGGATTAATTCCGTTATTATGTAGATAAAGGGATTCAAGATCACGAACAGAGGTCTCCATGATTGTGATTTTTATGTAAATTAGTGTGCAGTTCCGAATTTTCTTCGTTTGGTATACATTTGTGTGCAATTTTTATACATATAAAGAATAAGC comes from Prunus dulcis chromosome 6, ALMONDv2, whole genome shotgun sequence and encodes:
- the LOC117631055 gene encoding NAC transcription factor 29-like, whose translation is MEREQQTSDNIQLPAGFRFHPSDEELIVHYLKNKVTSSPLPATIITELDLYKYNPWELPAKASFGEEEWYFFTPRDRKYPNGSRPNRAAGLGYWKATGTDKHIFSSCGTKSIGVKKALVFYTGHPPKGVKTEWIMNEYRLLDTTMWSSKQKGSMRLDDWVLCRVRQKCNSSRSIWEDQNSPPSYKLGAYTKQADETCSKDTNPSIEMVRNYLYKDCPMLPYIFASPELPYTKTTSSISFLGSGDTKSCTTIHENDSSNKNNGQLLASSLESLINPFKRKPAAEGNGHHQSFVTPSKRICSREYQEEVSTSISRDGCAMNFWGVDQSGSAENNFNADQWSSMIQYQELSQLIGFQCK